From a single Nicotiana tomentosiformis chromosome 2, ASM39032v3, whole genome shotgun sequence genomic region:
- the LOC104086503 gene encoding 26S proteasome regulatory subunit 6B homolog gives MASPMVLDPTPLPKPPSTRPEPSIPSSPSDGEDDLYARLKSLQRQLEFIEIQEEYVKDELKNLRREHLRAQEEVKRIQSVPLVIGQFMEMIDTNNAIVGSTTGSNYYVRILSTINRELLKPSASVALHRHSNALVDVLPPEADSSISLLSQSEKPDVTYNDIGGCDIQKQEIREAVELPLTHHDLYKQIGIDPPRGVLLYGPPGTGKTMLAKAVAHHTTAAFIRVVGSEFVQKYLGEGPRMVRDVFRLAKENAPAIIFIDEVDAIATARFDAQTGADREVQRILMELLNQMDGFDQTVNVKVIMATNRADTLDPALLRPGRLDRKIEFPLPDRRQKRLVFQVCTAKMNLGDEVDLEDYVSRPDKISAAEISAICQEAGMHAVRKNRYVILPKDFEKGYRTNVKKPDTDFEFYK, from the exons ATGGCTTCCCCTATGGTCCTCGACCCAACACCCTTACCCAAACCCCCTTCAACCCGACCCGAACCCTCCATCCCTTCCTCCCCCTCCGACGGCGAAGACGACCTCTACGCTCGTCTCAAATCTCTTCAACGCCAACTCGAATTCATCGAGATCCAAGAAGAATACGTTAAAGACGAGCTCAAAAATCTCCGCCGCGAACACTTACGTGCGCAGGAAGAAGTTAAACGGATCCAATCGGTGCCGTTAGTGATCGGCCAGTTCATGGAGATGATTGATACGAATAACGCTATTGTAGGGTCCACTACGGGGTCGAATTACTATGTTAGGATATTAAGTACCATTAATCGCGAGCTGCTTAAGCCTTCGGCTTCTGTCGCTTTGCACCGCCATTCGAATGCGCTCGTTGATGTTTTGCCGCCTGAAGCTGACTCGAGTATTTCGTTGCTTAGTCAATCGGAGAAGCCTGATGTTACGTACAAT GATATTGGAGGATGTGACATACAAAAGCAGGAAATCCGTGAAGCTGTTGAGCTACCTCTGACTCATCATGACTTGTACAAGCAGATTGGTATAGATCCTCCCCGTGGTGTCTTGCTCTACGGTCCACCTGGCACTGGGAAAACTATGCTTGCAAAGGCTGTAGCACATCATACTACCGCGGCTTTCATAAGGGTTGTTGGCTCAGAATTTGTTCAGAAGTACTTGGGTGAG GGCCCACGAATGGTTCGTGATGTCTTTCGCCTTGCCAAAGAAAATGCTCCAGCAATCATATTTATTGATGAGGTTGATGCAATTGCTACTGCTAGGTTCGATGCTCAGACTGGAGCTGATAGAGAGGTCCAGCGTATCCTCATGGAGCTACTAAATCAG ATGGATGGGTTTGACCAAACGGTgaatgtgaaagttattatggcAACTAATAGAGCTGACACACTGGACCCTGCACTTTTACGTCCTGGAAGGCTTGATCGGAAGATCGAATTTCCTTTGCCTGATAGACGTCAAAAGAGGCTCGTTTTTCAG GTATGCACTGCTAAGATGAACTTAGGTGATGAGGTTGACTTGGAAGATTATGTTTCTCGCCCTGATAAAATCAGTGCTGCTGAG ATTTCGGCCATCTGTCAAGAAGCTGGTATGCATGCAGTGCGCAAGAATCGATATGTCATACTTCCCAAGGACTTCGAAAAGGGTTACAGGACCAACGTTAAGAAGCCTGACACTGACTTTGAATTCTACAAGTGA